In a single window of the Elaeis guineensis isolate ETL-2024a chromosome 8, EG11, whole genome shotgun sequence genome:
- the LOC105035830 gene encoding non-specific phospholipase C6, translated as MASSKSRPCFPPLPSFLLLLTLSLLHPLRCSHAAQQPIQAIVVLVLENRSFDHMLGWMQKALNSSLNGLTGTECNHQSTIDPNSPSICISDDALYVEPDPDHSFQGVKQQVFGFGTTPSMSGFVEQALTISEDLANIVMKGFKPENLPVFASLVQEFAVFDRWFSSLPGPTQPNRLFVYSATSHGATSHNKLKLFEGYPQKTIFDSLHDDGLDFNIYFESAPTTLLYRRLRKLKYVSKFHKFGTFMDHARDGRLAKLSVLEPRYFDLDDSPANDDHPSHDVANGQKLVKDVYEALRASPQWNESLLIITYDEHGGFYDHVATPNVGIPSPDGIIGPEPYNFGFDRLGVRVPTIAISPWIKKGTVVTRPNGPTPTSEFEHSSIPATIKKLYNLTSDFLTQRDAWAGTFESILSELTSPRTDCPEVLPDVLPLRATGAKEEKLLSEFQGEIVQLAAVLCGDGHSISLNTMTVKEAHGYAKNVVSRFLQASKESLKSGADELEIVDMRASLNARTTSP; from the exons ATGGCAAGCTCGAAGTCCAGACCCTGTTTTCCCCCCCTTCCCTCCTTCCTGCTACTCCTaaccctctcccttctccacccTCTGCGTTGCTCCCATGCAGCTCAGCAACCCATCCAAGCCATCGTAGTCCTCGTGCTAGAGAACCGGTCCTTCGATCACATGCTCGGATGGATGCAAAAGGCCCTCAACTCATCCCTCAATGGCCTCACAGGCACCGAATGCAACCATCAATCCACCATAGACCCCAATTCACCGAGCATCTGTATTTCCGACGATGCCCTTTACGTGGAACCCGATCCAGACCACTCATTCCAGGGCGTCAAGCAACAAGTCTTCGGCTTTGGCACCACTCCATCCATGTCAGGCTTTGTAGAACAAGCTCTAACCATCTCTGAGGACTTGGCCAACATTGTCATGAAAGGCTTCAAACCTGAGAATTTGCCGGTTTTCGCCTCCCTGGTGCAAGAATTCGCAGTCTTTGATCGATGGTTCTCATCACTTCCAGGGCCGACACAGCCTAACAGGCTCTTCGTGTATTCTGCCACCTCTCACGGGGCCACAAGCCATAATAAGTTGAAGCTATTTGAAGGGTATCCGCAGAAGACCATCTTCGACTCTCTTCACGATGATGGTTTGGACTTCAATATCTACTTTGAGAGTGCTCCGACGACACTGTTGTATAGGAGGTTGAGGAAGCTGAAGTATGTGTCCAAATTCCATAAGTTTGGGACCTTTATGGATCATGCAAGGGATGGGAGGCTGGCAAAGCTTAGTGTGCTCGAGCCGAGGTACTTCGATCTCGATGACAGCCCTGCAAATGATGACCATCCTTCGCATGATGTTGCCAATGGGCAGAAGCTGGTAAAGGATGTGTATGAGGCTCTGAGAGCTAGTCCTCAGTGGAATGAGAGCCTTTTGATCATCACATATGATGAGCATGGGGGGTTTTATGACCATGTTGCGACTCCTAATGTTGGTATTCCAAGTCCTGATGGGATTATCGGGCCTGAACCTTATAATTTCGGCTTTGATCGGCTGGGAGTTCGAGTTCCCACGATTGCGATATCCCCATGGATCAAGAAAGGAACAG TGGTGACCAGGCCAAATGGACCGACTCCAACCTCAGAGTTTGAGCACTCTTCAATCCCTGCAACCATAAAGAAATTGTACAACCTCACCTCGGATTTCTTGACTCAGAGAGATGCTTGGGCTGGGACCTTTGAGAGCATTCTCAGTGAGCTAACCTCGCCAAGAACAGACTGCCCTG AAGTTTTGCCAGATGTGCTGCCTCTGAGGGCAACAGGAGCGAAAGAAGAAAAACTACTATCAGAATTTCAGGGAGAGATAGTCCAATTGGCTGCTGTTCTCTGTGGTGATGGTCATTCAATCAGCTTAAACACTATGACTGTTAAGGAGGCTCATGGATATGCAAAAAATGTTGTCTCGAGATTCCTTCAAGCAAGCAAAGAATCCTTAAAATCGGGTGCCGATGAATTAGAGATAGTAGATATGAGAGCCTCACTGAATGCTAGAACCACAAGCCCATGA
- the LOC105035831 gene encoding calmodulin-binding transcription activator 4 isoform X2, translating into MQPGGSLFLFNRRVLRNFRNDGHLWRKKSNGRTLAEAHERLKVANIEVLACYYARGEQNQCFQRRVYWMLDPTYEHIVFVHYREVAEGTFVEPIFRFSTESSPTCNQSNGITDAQVQGFPSQINDLNEGCQNSSSPVSVEEVSSEFVAGKTERPYLDRMDRSETYNQPLLPDVSQALRKLEEQLSLDDDNGGGGDIYSKEKLHPNCNQNQESEHLGLLNYETRDLSQETLDSLFDQFKHEASGYVEEAGLQDGSSTIQIVKTPECSGWSHTLLNSTSDQNSFRGDSGLPTHGKDKNIHGLETVLLDENAVYSSSAFSGIWLEQSPLKTPLATDSGLPVAQKPWFSICEISPEWAFSFESTKVIIVADFLCNPSGHSWGILFGDTKVPLEIVQEGVFRCLTPKHDTGKVKLCITSGNGEPCSDVREFEFRSKPGTSSFSSTLHKADTMKSTEELLLLVKFVEILLLGHQSASVLQEGGVESYFDPSRKLKINEDRFGEIAESLQTGRDTPTNTIDRIVQELLKDKLQLWLSSKRVGNSDQICVLSKQEQCIIHMISGLGYDWALSPILNSGIGINFRDPNGWTALHWAAHFGREEMVAALLAAGASTGAVTDPTSQDPVGKTPASLAAANGHKGLAGYLSEAALTNHHFSLVTGKSEISKESGSAEAGVETISQKSAHLQGGTEDQLSLRDSLEAVRNAAQAAARIQFAFRAYSFRKKHQHAATNQDKYGLSPEDIHGIKFHKAALSIQKNYWCWKGRKEFLTLRKHVVKIQARVRAHQARKKYELLLTVSILEKIILRWSRRGVGLRGYRAEAESIDEEEEADILEIFRKKKVYAALDEAVSRVLSLVDSPKAQQQYRRMLERYSKAKADLSKVETATASVTDDCESPQIEDYFDQSAWN; encoded by the exons GACCTATGAGCACATTGTTTTTGTCCATTATAGAGAAGTGGCAGAG GGAACATTTGTTGAACCAATTTTCAGATTCTCAACTgaatcttctccaacttgcaatCAGAGCAACGGTATAACTGATGCTCAAGTACAAGGCTTCCCTTCTCAAATTAATGACTTAAATGAAGGATGCCAAAATTCTAGCAGTCCAGTATCAGTGGAAGAAGTTAGTTCTGAGTTTGTTGCAGGAAAAACTGAGAGGCCCTACTTGGATAGAATGGATAGATCAGAAACTTATAATCAGCCATTGCTGCCAGATGTCAGTCAAGCACTAAGAAAGCTTGAAGAGCAGTTAAGTTTGGATGATGATAATGGTGGTGGTGGTGACATCTATTCCAAGGAGAAATTACATCCTAACTGCAATCAGAATCAGGAATCAGAACATTTAGGGCTTCTAAACTATGAGACAAGGGACCTCTCACAGGAAACACTTGACAGTCTATTTGATCAATTCAAACATGAAGCAAGTGGTTATGTTGAAGAGGCTGGACTGCAAGATGGCTCTAGCACCATCCAGATTGTGAAGACTCCAG AGTGTTCGGGATGGTCTCATACCCTGCTAAATTCTACCTCTGACCAAAATTCTTTTAGAGGTGACTCTGGCTTGCCGACTCATGGAAAAGATAAAAACATTCATGGGCTGGAGACAGTGCTCTTAGATGAAAATGCTGTATATTCTTCTTCTGCCTTCTCAGGGATATGGCTGGAACAGAGTCCACTGAAAACTCCTCTTGCAACAGATTCTGGTTTGCCAGTAGCACAAAAACCATGGTTTAGCATATGTGAAATCTCTCCAGAGTGGGCATTTTCTTTTGAAAGTACAAAG GTTATCATTGTGGCAGACTTTCTTTGCAATCCTTCAGGGCACTCATGGGGCATATTATTTGGGGACACTAAAGTTCCTCTAGAAATTGTTCAGGAAGGTGTCTTCCGATGTCTGACTCCCAAGCATGATACTGGAAAAGTCAAATTGTGCATTACATCTGGCAATGGGGAACCCTGCAGTGATGTACGAGAATTTGAATTTCGTTCAAAGCCTGGTACCTCAAGTTTCAGTAGCACTTTACACAAAGCAGATACAATGAAGAGCACTGAGGAACTGTTGTTGCTAGTCAAATTTGTAGAGATACTTTTATTGGGCCATCAGAGTGCATCTGTTCTTCAAGAAGGTGGtgttgaatcatattttgatccttCCAGAAAATTGAAAATAAATGAGGATCGGTTCGGGGAAATTGCTGAATCTCTCCAAACTGGTAGAGATACTCCAACAAACACAATAGATAGGATTGTGCAAGAACTATTAAAAGATAAGTTGCAGCTGTGGCTATCATCTAAACGTGTGGGAAATTCAGACCAAATTTGTGTGTTGTCCAAGCAAGAGCAATGCATCATACACATGATTTCTGGCTTGGGTTATGACTGGGCCTTAAGCCCAATTCTTAATTCTGGCATTGGCATAAATTTCCGTGATCCAAATGGGTGGACTGCGCTTCATTGGGCTGCACATTTTGGAAG GGAGGAAATGGTTGCTGCACTTCTTGCTGCAGGTGCTTCAACTGGAGCTGTGACGGATCCCACTTCACAAGATCCAGTAGGCAAAACACCAGCTTCTCTTGCTGCTGCCAATGGCCACAAAGGCCTTGCTGGATATCTTTCAGAAGCTGCACTAACCAACCATCATTTTTCTCTTGTAACGGGAAAAAGTGAGATTTCCAAAGAGTCTGGTTCTGCGGAGGCAGGAGTGGAGACCATATCGCAGAAAAGTGCCCACTTACAAGGTGGTACAGAGGATCAGCTTTCACTAAGAGATTCCTTGGAAGCTGTCAGAAATGCAGCTCAAGCTGCAGCACGAATACAATTTGCCTTCCGTGCTTATTCTTTCAGGAAAAAACATCAACATGCTGCTACAAATCAAGACAAGTATGGTTTGTCTCCAGAAGATATACATGGAATTAAGTTTCATAAAGCAGCTCTGTCTATTCAAAAGAACTATTGGTGTTGGAAGGGACGTAAAGAATTTTTAACCTTACGTAAACATGTTGTAAAGATACAG GCTCGTGTAAGAGCTCATCAGGCAAGAAAGAAGTATGAGCTCCTTTTGACTGTTAGTATCCTAGAAAAGATAATATTGCGGTGGTCTAGGAGAGGAGTTGGCTTACGAGGGTATCGGGCTGAAGCAGAATCAATCGATGAAGAGGAAGAAGCTGATATACTCGAGATCTTCCGTAAGAAAAAAGTGTATGCTGCTCTTGACGAAGCTGTCTCAAGGGTTCTATCATTGGTGGACTCCCCTAAAGCACAGCAGCAATACCGCCGAATGCTTGAAAGATACAGCAAAGCTAAG GCAGATTTGAGCAAAGTAGAAACAGCGACAGCCAGTGTCACAGATGATTGCGAGTCACCACAAATTGAAGACTATTTTGATCAGTCTGCATGGAACTAA